In Niallia sp. FSL W8-0635, one genomic interval encodes:
- a CDS encoding 2,3-butanediol dehydrogenase — translation MKALRWHNQKDIRLENIEEPKVAPGKVKLKVKWCGICGSDLHEYLGGPIFIPVDQPHPLTNEVAPVTLGHEFSGEIVEIGEGVTDYQVGDRVVVEPIFATHGHQGAYNLDENMGFLGLAGGGGGFSEYVSVDTELLHKLPDELSYEQGALVEPSAVALYAVRSSKVQAGDTAAVFGCGPIGLLVIEALKAAGATDIYAVELSPERQAKAEELGAIIVNPADYDDVVAELVRRTNGGVDVSFEVTGVPVVLKQAIQSTKIAGETVIVSIWEKGAEILPNDIVIKERTIKGIIGYRDVFPSVLNLMRKGYFSADKLVTKKIKLDDVIDEGFQSLISEKNQVKILVSAE, via the coding sequence ATGAAAGCATTAAGATGGCATAATCAAAAGGATATTCGACTAGAAAACATAGAGGAACCTAAAGTGGCACCAGGCAAAGTAAAGCTTAAAGTAAAATGGTGTGGAATCTGTGGAAGTGACTTACATGAATATTTAGGTGGGCCTATCTTTATACCAGTGGATCAGCCACATCCTTTAACAAATGAAGTAGCGCCAGTTACATTGGGACATGAATTCTCAGGAGAAATTGTGGAAATTGGAGAAGGGGTAACTGATTATCAAGTGGGCGATCGTGTGGTTGTTGAACCTATTTTTGCTACACATGGTCATCAGGGAGCTTATAATTTAGATGAGAATATGGGATTCCTTGGATTAGCAGGCGGAGGAGGCGGTTTCTCCGAATATGTGTCTGTTGATACAGAATTACTACATAAATTGCCAGATGAGTTATCATATGAGCAGGGAGCATTAGTAGAGCCTTCTGCTGTAGCTTTGTACGCTGTTCGTTCTAGTAAAGTACAGGCAGGGGATACAGCAGCTGTTTTTGGATGTGGTCCAATTGGGTTATTAGTAATTGAAGCATTAAAAGCTGCAGGAGCAACAGATATTTATGCAGTGGAATTATCTCCGGAGCGTCAAGCAAAAGCAGAAGAGCTTGGAGCTATCATTGTTAATCCAGCTGATTATGATGATGTCGTTGCAGAGCTTGTTCGCCGTACAAATGGTGGCGTAGATGTATCCTTTGAAGTAACGGGAGTACCAGTAGTATTAAAACAGGCTATTCAATCTACTAAGATTGCAGGAGAAACAGTTATTGTTAGTATTTGGGAGAAAGGTGCAGAAATTCTTCCTAATGATATTGTCATTAAAGAACGCACTATTAAAGGGATTATTGGTTATCGAGATGTATTTCCAAGTGTGTTGAATTTAATGAGAAAAGGATATTTTTCAGCAGATAAATTAGTGACGAAGAAAATTAAGCTAGATGATGTAATTGATGAAGGCTTCCAATCCTTGATTTCAGAAAAAAATCAGGTGAAGATTTTAGTGAGTGCGGAATAA